A DNA window from Nitrospira sp. contains the following coding sequences:
- a CDS encoding hypothetical protein (Evidence 4 : Unknown function but conserved in other organisms; MaGe:77308478): MSTVLGEKGIETVHDRVVSEAAQRWARAFQCKVTIRTMSGHNPWTDHDQQSDIAGWSFSPRGNRMQWMAEVETEDSLQNPDTQYKWKRAAVAGVPIYLLIPRGNRAQAEKIAASAELRFSSIYEYGFVNGVVQIL, translated from the coding sequence ATGAGTACGGTCTTAGGCGAAAAAGGGATCGAGACGGTTCACGATCGGGTCGTCAGCGAGGCGGCTCAGCGATGGGCACGGGCGTTTCAGTGCAAGGTCACGATCAGGACGATGTCCGGTCATAATCCCTGGACTGATCATGACCAGCAGTCCGATATTGCCGGATGGTCCTTCAGTCCGCGCGGCAATCGTATGCAGTGGATGGCCGAAGTCGAAACCGAGGATTCGCTTCAGAATCCCGATACTCAGTATAAGTGGAAACGCGCTGCCGTCGCGGGGGTGCCGATATATTTGCTCATTCCACGAGGGAACCGGGCGCAGGCTGAAAAGATTGCCGCATCAGCGGAACTCCGGTTCAGCAGCATTTATGAGTACGGTTTTGTGAACGGTGTGGTGCAGATTCTGTAG